A genomic region of Chryseobacterium sp. KACC 21268 contains the following coding sequences:
- a CDS encoding glycosyltransferase encodes MNRKINILFRHRSMEMGGVEKVILGLLDNLNKNKFDITYLVSLYQGELRDKVPSHINYVKINTGKEDFSQNPIINKVQLTMRGLKIKFLQTFPNLIDKIFLDKKFDVEIASSYTDFASVLASSDRDSKKIGWFHSDITFPKMQPIVPLLLSQIPRFDYFIFGSQQTKDILVETYPDLKLPENEVILNAIPIEEIKEKAGEFVPDFETKDPVFVSVGRLHSRKGYRKLIEVHAQLIKDGFPHKIVIIGDGEEMENLRNLIAELGVEHSFILKGSLLNPYPYVKNADFFIMPSESEGWPLIIADTLILQKPILSTAVGGIPEMITHQKNGYLINYDSKEIYDAMREFMTNKNLIADIQENLKNSEEQFDNQKIFDAVENIIINLAKK; translated from the coding sequence ATGAATCGAAAAATAAATATCCTTTTCAGACACCGATCTATGGAAATGGGAGGTGTAGAAAAAGTAATTTTGGGCCTTCTGGACAATCTTAATAAAAATAAATTTGACATCACTTATCTGGTCAGTCTTTATCAGGGTGAGTTACGGGATAAGGTTCCTTCTCACATTAATTATGTGAAAATAAATACAGGGAAGGAGGATTTCTCACAAAATCCAATCATTAACAAGGTCCAACTTACGATGAGAGGTCTGAAGATCAAATTTCTGCAGACTTTCCCCAACCTCATTGACAAAATCTTTTTGGACAAAAAATTTGATGTTGAAATTGCTTCATCTTACACGGATTTTGCTTCCGTTCTTGCTAGTTCTGACAGAGATTCCAAAAAAATAGGTTGGTTCCATTCGGACATTACTTTCCCAAAAATGCAACCCATTGTTCCATTACTTTTGAGCCAGATTCCTAGATTTGACTATTTTATTTTTGGTTCTCAACAGACAAAAGACATTCTGGTAGAAACCTATCCAGATCTCAAACTTCCTGAGAATGAAGTCATTTTAAATGCAATTCCTATTGAAGAAATCAAAGAAAAAGCAGGAGAGTTTGTTCCTGATTTTGAAACTAAGGACCCTGTTTTTGTTTCTGTCGGAAGACTACATTCCAGAAAAGGATATCGCAAACTTATAGAAGTGCATGCCCAGCTAATCAAAGATGGTTTTCCTCACAAAATTGTTATCATTGGTGATGGCGAGGAAATGGAGAACCTCAGAAACCTAATTGCGGAACTGGGAGTGGAACATTCTTTTATTTTGAAGGGATCTCTCCTCAATCCTTATCCTTATGTGAAAAATGCAGATTTTTTCATAATGCCTTCCGAGTCCGAAGGTTGGCCATTGATCATTGCAGATACTTTGATTCTTCAAAAACCAATCCTATCAACAGCAGTTGGGGGAATCCCGGAAATGATCACTCATCAGAAAAATGGATACCTCATCAATTATGATTCAAAAGAAATATATGATGCGATGAGGGAATTCATGACAAATAAAAATTTGATTGCAGACATACAGGAAAATCTAAAAAACTCTGAGGAGCAATTTGATAATCAAAAGATTTTCGATGCAGTTGAAAATATCATTATTAATTTAGCAAAAAAATAA
- a CDS encoding ketoacyl-ACP synthase III — protein sequence MINIAAIEYYLPKNILTNEDIANEFPEWNAEKIKAKIGVESRHFADESETALDLAYEACEKLFKNYDKNKIDFILFCTQSPDYFLPTTACILQDKLGLQKNIGALDFNLGCSGFVYGLTLAKGLISIGLAKNILLVTSDTYTKFLDKNDKSNRSIFGDGAAVTIVEKDDSKADFQYVVGTDGAGYNNLIVENGASRNTSEKPVLFMKGPKIFTFALENIPTLISETLEKNKLRLEDIDLFVFHQASSYMLNYLKNLCNIPDEKFFLDMKDIGNTVSASIPIALKLALDQDKIKEGFKVMVAGFGVGYSWGAGILEF from the coding sequence ATGATTAACATTGCAGCGATAGAATACTATCTGCCCAAAAATATACTGACCAACGAAGACATTGCCAATGAATTCCCAGAGTGGAATGCAGAAAAAATCAAAGCAAAAATCGGCGTAGAATCCAGACATTTTGCAGATGAATCTGAAACAGCTCTCGACCTTGCTTATGAAGCTTGTGAAAAGCTTTTTAAGAATTATGACAAAAATAAAATCGATTTTATTCTTTTCTGTACTCAAAGTCCAGACTACTTTCTTCCGACAACGGCTTGTATTTTACAGGACAAATTAGGACTTCAGAAAAACATTGGAGCTTTGGATTTTAATCTTGGCTGTTCAGGTTTTGTATATGGTTTAACACTAGCAAAAGGACTCATTTCCATTGGTTTAGCTAAAAATATTTTGTTGGTAACTTCTGATACTTACACCAAGTTTTTGGATAAGAATGACAAGTCCAACAGAAGCATCTTTGGTGATGGTGCCGCGGTTACCATTGTAGAAAAAGACGACTCCAAGGCAGATTTCCAATATGTTGTGGGAACAGATGGTGCTGGATACAACAATCTAATTGTAGAAAATGGCGCTTCCAGAAATACTTCGGAAAAGCCTGTTCTTTTTATGAAAGGTCCAAAGATTTTCACATTTGCTTTGGAAAACATTCCAACGTTAATTAGTGAAACGCTCGAAAAAAACAAACTCAGACTAGAGGATATCGATCTTTTCGTTTTCCACCAGGCCAGTTCTTATATGCTGAATTACCTGAAGAATCTGTGTAATATTCCAGACGAAAAATTCTTTTTGGATATGAAGGATATTGGCAATACGGTTTCTGCAAGTATTCCAATTGCTTTAAAATTAGCTTTGGACCAAGATAAAATCAAAGAAGGCTTCAAAGTAATGGTGGCAGGTTTTGGTGTAGGATATTCTTGGGGAGCTGGGATCTTAGAATTCTAA
- a CDS encoding carbonic anhydrase, with product MTNSYEGIFENNKKWVEGKLADNPNYFHDLAKTQHPDYLYIGCSDSRATAEELMGVGPGEVFVHRNIANVVNTLDMSSTAVIQYAVEHLKVKHIIVCGHYNCGGVKAAMTSQDLGLLNPWLRNIRDVYRLHQEELDSVDADKKYDRLVELNVQEQCINVIKMACVQERYILDEYPIVHGWVFDLRTGKIIDLEIDFEKILKDIQKIYNLTDSDWVMSKKNNKNLI from the coding sequence ATGACAAACTCTTATGAAGGTATTTTCGAAAACAATAAAAAATGGGTCGAAGGAAAGTTAGCGGACAATCCCAATTATTTCCACGATCTGGCTAAAACACAACACCCGGATTACCTCTACATCGGATGTTCAGACAGCCGCGCAACGGCAGAGGAACTGATGGGCGTAGGGCCAGGCGAAGTTTTTGTACACAGAAACATTGCTAATGTGGTCAACACTTTGGATATGAGTTCTACAGCAGTAATTCAATACGCAGTTGAACATCTGAAGGTAAAACACATTATCGTCTGTGGACATTACAATTGCGGAGGCGTGAAAGCAGCAATGACGTCTCAGGATCTTGGACTTTTGAATCCTTGGCTGAGAAATATCAGAGATGTTTACAGACTTCATCAGGAAGAGTTGGATTCTGTGGATGCCGATAAAAAATATGATCGCCTTGTGGAACTGAATGTTCAGGAGCAATGCATCAATGTGATAAAAATGGCCTGCGTTCAGGAACGTTATATCTTGGATGAATATCCTATTGTTCACGGTTGGGTTTTCGACCTTAGAACAGGAAAAATAATTGATCTGGAAATCGATTTTGAGAAAATCTTGAAAGATATCCAGAAAATCTATAACCTGACAGATTCTGATTGGGTAATGAGTAAAAAGAACAACAAAAATCTTATTTAA
- a CDS encoding glycosyltransferase: MLKKKILIRIGSLRHGGAEKVLVTFLKNLPRDKYEIDLLLNLYSGKYLTDVPDWVNVMYLNRGEMITTNRPKDIPRKIYRVVYQQLLKKYPKILYKRKLKNKVYDVEFAAIHGFKDEVLNSPLKSSKKLMWIHNDLTQVSGYTDEKIRHFFHYDKVMVISDKIQQTFLDLAKTEAEKKKIVRIYNPLDTTEILTKAEKPILNYTFDKAIPTFVSVGTVFPQKGFDRLLKVHKRLLDEGFPHKVLIVGDGYDFENVKKLKSELKVDETATMFGFTDNPYPYFKAADFYILSSRYEGYPTVLFEAITLKKNILATDVSGVTEMLENGKLGLITENSEEGIYEGMKRALKNPEKFQSFQENLEHYEMPFNLKNSVDKIMEIIDNL, from the coding sequence ATTTTGAAGAAGAAAATACTTATCAGAATTGGTTCTCTGCGTCACGGCGGCGCAGAAAAAGTTTTGGTAACCTTTCTCAAAAACCTTCCAAGAGACAAATACGAAATTGATTTACTACTAAATCTTTATTCCGGGAAATATCTTACGGATGTTCCGGATTGGGTCAATGTGATGTACCTCAATCGTGGCGAAATGATCACTACCAATCGCCCGAAAGACATTCCAAGAAAAATATACAGAGTTGTTTATCAGCAACTTTTAAAAAAATATCCAAAAATTCTGTATAAGCGAAAACTCAAAAACAAAGTTTACGATGTTGAGTTTGCTGCTATCCACGGCTTCAAGGATGAAGTACTGAACAGTCCTTTGAAATCTTCCAAAAAACTGATGTGGATCCATAATGATCTTACACAGGTCAGTGGCTATACAGATGAAAAGATCAGGCACTTCTTCCATTATGACAAAGTAATGGTCATTTCTGACAAGATTCAGCAGACATTTTTAGATTTAGCAAAAACCGAAGCCGAAAAAAAGAAAATAGTAAGAATTTACAATCCACTTGACACTACCGAAATTCTTACAAAAGCTGAAAAACCAATTCTTAATTATACCTTCGACAAGGCAATTCCTACTTTTGTTTCTGTCGGAACTGTTTTCCCTCAGAAAGGTTTTGACCGATTGTTGAAAGTTCACAAAAGACTTCTGGATGAAGGTTTCCCACACAAAGTATTAATTGTTGGCGACGGTTATGATTTCGAAAATGTGAAAAAACTGAAATCAGAATTAAAAGTTGATGAAACCGCCACAATGTTTGGTTTTACAGACAATCCTTATCCCTACTTCAAAGCAGCTGATTTTTATATTTTAAGCTCTCGATATGAAGGCTATCCAACTGTTTTGTTTGAAGCTATTACATTAAAAAAGAATATTCTCGCGACCGATGTCTCTGGCGTTACAGAAATGCTGGAAAATGGAAAATTAGGCTTAATCACAGAAAATTCTGAAGAAGGAATCTATGAAGGAATGAAGCGAGCATTGAAAAATCCCGAGAAATTTCAATCGTTTCAGGAAAATCTTGAGCATTATGAGATGCCTTTTAACTTGAAAAATTCTGTCGATAAAATTATGGAAATCATTGATAATTTGTAA
- a CDS encoding acyltransferase, producing the protein MTLLYRIILKIHNIYITLIKNITITLAKERGLKVGKNLFVQGIPDFGSEPFLVEIGDNVTLAENVSFINHGGDARVTKNIEKYKDGRFFGRIKIGNNTFIGKGTIILPGVKIGDNCIIGSLSIVSSSIPDNYVYGGIPAKKICSIDEYGERLLANTVVYDLELEKDRKKLEHYLKNNLPHQYKAVK; encoded by the coding sequence ATGACTTTATTATATCGGATTATTTTAAAAATTCATAATATTTACATCACTTTGATCAAGAATATTACAATTACACTTGCAAAGGAGAGAGGTCTTAAAGTTGGAAAAAATCTATTTGTACAAGGCATTCCAGATTTTGGTTCTGAACCTTTTCTTGTAGAAATTGGCGACAATGTAACGCTTGCTGAGAATGTTTCTTTTATCAATCACGGTGGAGATGCAAGGGTGACAAAAAATATTGAAAAATATAAAGACGGCAGATTTTTCGGAAGAATAAAGATTGGCAATAATACTTTCATCGGAAAAGGAACCATTATTCTACCGGGTGTCAAGATTGGAGACAACTGTATCATTGGTTCTTTAAGTATTGTAAGCTCATCTATACCAGACAACTACGTTTACGGTGGTATTCCGGCAAAAAAAATATGTAGTATTGATGAATATGGAGAGAGATTATTGGCTAACACTGTCGTTTATGACCTAGAGTTGGAGAAAGACAGAAAAAAGCTCGAACATTATTTGAAAAATAATTTACCACACCAATATAAGGCTGTTAAATAA
- a CDS encoding serine acetyltransferase: MSYSILQKDFYRESGKYLSHFQMLKKCFSPNLHYIYWFRNAQKHSKSSLIGKFYRLILRHYQIKYGFQIYAETQIGEGLYLGHWGALVINPKAKIGKNCNIAQGVTIAQANRGKNEGVPVIGNEVWIGPNAVIVGNITIGNNVLIGPNAYVNMDIPDNSIALGNPAVVTSKQNATEGYINNKV; encoded by the coding sequence ATGAGTTATTCTATTCTTCAAAAAGATTTCTACCGAGAAAGTGGAAAATATCTGTCCCATTTTCAGATGCTGAAAAAATGTTTCAGTCCCAATCTTCATTACATCTATTGGTTCAGAAATGCTCAGAAACATTCTAAGTCATCATTAATAGGCAAATTCTACCGTCTGATTCTCCGACATTATCAGATCAAATACGGATTTCAGATCTATGCAGAAACCCAGATTGGAGAAGGTTTGTATTTAGGCCATTGGGGCGCACTCGTCATCAATCCGAAAGCCAAGATTGGGAAAAACTGCAATATCGCACAAGGCGTAACCATCGCCCAGGCCAACCGCGGAAAAAATGAAGGCGTTCCCGTCATCGGAAACGAAGTCTGGATTGGTCCCAACGCTGTGATAGTCGGCAATATAACAATTGGCAACAATGTTCTTATCGGTCCAAATGCTTACGTGAATATGGATATTCCAGATAATTCTATTGCTTTGGGAAATCCTGCAGTCGTCACTTCAAAACAGAATGCGACCGAGGGTTATATTAACAATAAAGTTTAA